In Saccopteryx leptura isolate mSacLep1 chromosome 9, mSacLep1_pri_phased_curated, whole genome shotgun sequence, the genomic window ttctcctttcttttctcattctccaCTCCCCTGCCGGTGCTTCCTGGGGTCCCCTCCTAAATAAAGGGCTCATATTTCACTAGAGAGAGCATGGTGTCCCTAGATGTGATACCCAGAGAGGGACACGACCTTACGAATGCAGTGTCTGTCCGGGAATGCACAGCCTCAATCTAAGCCCAGGGAACGTTATTAGGAGGCCTGGAATGTACACAAAATGAGGCGGTTCTATTTAAAGGTGGGGGGTGTTATAATCATCCAAAATTTCAGTGTCATCTACGTCAAAGAAAGGCTGGGGAAAGGTTCAGATCACAGGAGACTGAAGAGATAGGACAAGTAAACGCAATATCGGATCCTAAACTGGACCCAGTCCTGGAGGGGAAAAAGCTAGAAAAGATGTTATTAGGTCAGCCGACAGAATTGGAACAGACGGTAGATTAGATTAAAATATTGCATCCAAGTGAAATGTGCTGACGGGAGTAACTGCACGCGGTTTTACTAGAGAGTATCTTCACTCTTTAGATCTGCACACAGCGGTGTTCTGGGTTTTCCTGGGCTCTCCTTCTTACAGTGAAAGAGCTGGTTTGCCTGAGAGCTGCCTATATCAGCTTTTGAGGGAGAATCATGGATTcctttgagaatctgatgaaTGAAATCTCTGGGCACTTCACACTATGAAACAACACAATGTACACATTCTTTGTTGTACGTCATCTCCAGAGGTCACAGACCCTCATGGAAACTCTCAGCTAAGAATCCTTGCACTGATGGTCTTTGATAGGCCTTCAGTTACCATATTCTAAAGTTCTGAAGGCAAAGAGCATGATGTCATCAACTTTCTCTCACAGGGTCTAGAAAAACATACTatctatacaaaataaaaaatagaacaaatgaTAAACAAATAggcaatatgttttaaaaagcgGTGTATTCAAGTGTTCTATGTACTATTTTTGTTCTTGCAACACTTTTTGTAAGTTTAACATGTTTTTCCAAATAAGATGTTAAAAAATGCTTGCCTGTTGCATAAATCTCATTCAGTAAGTGAAGCCCATTATTAGCATTTCAATACAaggaagaggaggcagggagTTGAATGCTTCTGAGAAGGGTAGGCAGCTGGGCACATACAGCCATGTAGCCAGGCGTTAGCCTGCTTGGGGTTGGGATAGGCTGAAGAGCCCAGATGGGGTGGGTAGGAATGTGGCAGGCTGACGGACAGAGATCTCAGTGAACTCCTATTCAAACTTGACCTATTTGCTGATTTTTGCTAAGGGAGCAATTCTATGGACAGTCAGGGACCAtggtctgtttttctttctcacttctttttgtttcttaccTGCCCCTCCATGGTATAAATTGTTGCAATGAACTGTACTTCCCAGAATCACAGATTGTCCATGCTGGAAGGGACTTTAACCACCATCTCCTCCACCTGTTAGAGATGGAATTAAGCAAGActcatggagacaaaataccttgGCAAGGCaattttaataacttctgcagaagggcgtGCTGCCGCTAGTGAAAGCCAGCCCAGCAAGCGCACAGGCAGAGggcaaattttgtttttatccttaacGCAGGCCCTAGGCTGCTGGGTCTTGCTccattggctggagtgttgacCGTACAATCTTATTCTTTCTTGATTGGCTAGTTCAAATGGTTGCgccaagggagaagggagagatagggatATCATTAACTAGGTAAGGGAGTTTGGGGAatactcagaaaaaaaacagatgaCCAGAAGATGAAGGGGGCTGGGGGAATTGgttgaagaaaagaacaggaGGTGAACAATTCCTTCACACCCTTTCCATGGGATCAGTGAGAAAAGGAAGGCCCAGTAAAATCAATTTCCAAGTCCACTATTACACAATGAAGGAAGGGTGAGAGTGGGTACCCGAGATATCCCAAGACAACCCTATCTACATTGCTTAGAATAGCATGACAGAGTATTGCTATAATCTTATCTTGAATATGTTCTTTGAGGGTTTGGGCATTGTGTCAGATGAGTCTAAGAGCTGCAGCATCATATACTATATAGAGCATACTGCTGGGAACCAGGATACTTGGATCTAACTAAATGAACTGGCTATGTGGCTCTGGCAGGTGGCttttcctctctgagccttggtctcACCATTTAAAATGCAGGAGTTGATTTAGTTAagaacttttcattctttttgcagAGTCATGGATTCCTTTGAGGGTCTGATTAAATCATCAGACCCCTTTTCAAAGCTGTGCATTTTGAAATGCACAATCTCCAGAGGTTCACAGAACCTCTTGTGGAAACTCTTTGCTTAGACTGGCTTCTGATGAGCCTTCCAGTTACCCATTTCTCAAGTCCTAAAAGCCATCAAAAATGGAGCCAGTGGGTGGAGCCTCACTTGCAATGCATTGAAGAATTAACCTGTCCATCCCCAAGTCACTTTTTGGGCTTACTTCCGTCTGGCTAGAGAGACATTGAAACAACATTTTCAAGTTACCTTTTGGAGACATAGCTGCAAGACAACATGAGAATGGCTTGAAGTAAAGGTCATCGGCTCTTTACCAACAGCTGGAAATTTTCTCCTTTGGGCTACAGTCACACCCATTGGCCTCAGATAAATCAAGCCCTTAAGGGAATCACAAGGCTCCTTCCAACCAATAGGGATAAACAGAGTGCCTAGCAACTAGTTTGTCATCCCTATGCCATCCAATTAACATGAAAGATAGTCTGCTCCATGAGGCTAGACTAATCCCCCAGAACATTACTGGGGAGAAAAAATAGATCATCTGTGAGcaattgattccaatttgccactTCTATTTTAGTAATGAATTTTCACTGGGTGCATACTAAGAAACTATAGAGCCTCCTAATGTTGGTGATGGGCTCACCTATTTTTCATTCAGTCCCCACACATTTTTTGTTGAGCTGCCTGGCACATGACACAGAGGAAAATGGAGATGTCTGGGTGGAAGCAGACAGTCAGAGCTGGAGCAAGAAGTAGCACAGTGGCTCAGGGTAGGTGCCACTGAGACCTCCCCCAGGTATGCTTTGCTAAGAAACAATAGACAAGATGCGAGGACTTGGCATCGCCATGTACAATTCATAACTTGCAGGAGGTGGCCCTTGTATCTCACCTGAATTGCTCAATGGTTCTCTGTTCCAAACTGGTTTTCCCACATCCCATctggtcatcatcatcatctacccCTGCAGTCCATTCACATCACCTCTCCCTCCAGTGTCTCCAACATCTCCTTTCCAGCTATCAAAACTCCTAAATCCTCTGCACAGCCCCCACAGCCCACCACCTTTTCACCCCAACCCACCTCTCCAGCTTTATTTCCCAAACATCCCTCCATACTCAAgtctccctgtgtctctgtgaAAAACCTCGGGAGCCAAATGCTCAGAAGtcattgttcttttctctctggtCTCAGTGAGCACTGCTTTTTATCTCGGATGACTTGGTCCTACATCTGCCTCCAACACTGGATGCAAAGGGCCAAATTTTGTtcgtgaatgaatggatgaataaatggatacatttaaatataagctGAGGATGTCTATCCTCTGGCATCAAAGGCTTGGTCCAGGGGGACAGTGAGGGGCAGATCCTAGGCTGCCCTTGTTTCGGCACTGAAGCTACGATGTGTCCATGGTGGCTTAGCTGAAGGTGGGAAGCCTAGGAACCAGCAGCAGGAACAGCCTTCTCAAGAAACAGTGCAGAACCTTACAAGAGTTAGCCTCTGTCAAGGCCAAGGACTGGGCAATCGAAAAATGTCCCACCAGGAGTCCAGCGCTGGGAAGTGGCACTCCTGCCCAGGTCCCAGGCAACTCAGGAAGTATGGCAGGCTTGCAGCCACTGTGCATTTTCACGCAAAGAGGTCAGTTCTGTCTTCTTGGATAAGAGCTTCCAGAGCTGGGGGAAGCGGCTAGGTTAGGAAACCATTGGTGGCGGTGAGCAGACGGAGAACAACACACTGATTCCTGCTGGAACCCATGAGAGGCCTAAGTGGGGAGATCTGATCAGATTAGTTTGCAGTTACTGGACCCTCCAGTCCTGGTGCTGGGATGGCCCAGGAAAGAGGGTCTTTGGGGAGAAATGGAATTCTGTAGGCTCAGTTCTGCAGGAGTCTGGAACGCAGCTTGGGATGTTGAAGACTGTgctgagaagaaaatgagaatggAAATTGACCTAATCCAGCAAAACTCCATATGCTCAGGGATgagcagggagagaaaaaaagacaagtgacATGGATAAGGTCAGCTGAGATCGCGGTGGCCAGGACGGTCAGGAATCACAACCGTCCCCATTTTTGGCCTTGAGCCCCTCTTAGCTTCAGCAGTTGCACCTGAGCTCATGAAACACACCACCAGGTGGTCTATGCCTGCTTCTCTCGAACCCCTGACATCTAAGGGGGAAGGAGTGAAGTCCTGGCGTGTTCATGAGGGGTTTCGAGTTAAACGTATTTGATGGGGGAGGTGGGCCCCTCCAGGATCAGGTCATCCACATCATTCAGGAGTTCGTGTTCACTGGTGGTGGCGGCGCTTTGCAGGCGGCGGAGGCGGGCCTGGAGCTGCTCTTGCTCCTTCTTGAGTTCCAAGTAGGAGTGCGAGAAGGTGTGGAAGATGGACGTGGCTGGGAATGCCATGATGAGGATCCCACTCAGGATGCTGCTGAGGGCCACCATCTGGCCCGGCACGCTGCGTGGGACCATGTCTCCATAGCCTACTGTCGTCATggagatgatggcccaccagtagGAGGCCGGGATACTGGTGAACTCCAGGACCCGCCCGGATTCATTCTCAGCCACATAGaccagaggagagaagagagtgatggccacgcagaggaagaggaggagcaagCCGAACTCGCGTGTGCAGCGGCGCACGGTGAGGCCCAGCGTCTGCAGCCCCAGCGAGTGGCGGGCCAGACGCATCACATATAGGATGCGCAGCGCACGCAGCACGCGCAACACCAGCCCCACCTTCTCCAGGTAGGAGCTCCCACCTGGCCTTTCATCGTCCTCCTGGGGCTCCTCAGACACCACCAGGGACACGTAATAAGGAGAGATGGCCAGGATGTCAATGATGTTCAGGGGCCCTTGGAAGAACTGACACTTGTTCTGGGCCTGGACAAACCGCAGGCAGAACTCCAGGGAAAACCAGGCCACGCAGACGGTCTCCACGATGAAAATGTAGTAACACTTCTGAGAGCACTCACCCTAGAGAATCAACAAAGCACGGGGTACAGTGTATGGGCAACAGCCCTGGAAATGGGGGGAAATAACCATGCCAAAAAGCATGGTTATTCCATATATCTATTCCATATATCTATGTTGATATTGATATCAATAGGTATATATGGAATATTGACATATTGAATATTGATATAGATATTGATTCTATATATAGATTCTGCATATTAAATACAttctatatatattctatatgtattatatactctGTCTTTATTCTATATATTATCTATCTCAATTGAGCTGTGCTGTAGACTCTTACAGTCTACcaaaactcttttttaaattagTCAAATTGTGGCTGGGCACGTGGCTGGTGAGCTAGATCAGAGATGTCCCATCTCCCTGGCAGCTAGGTGTGGCCACATAACTAAGTCCCCACCTGTAGAATGTAAACGGAAATGATGCATAACAGCTCTGGTTCCAGAACTAAAGATGTTGGTATGAATTCCTGCACACTCTTTCTCCCCATGAGCCAGGAAAGTTTATTTGGTCCTGAAACCCAACTTGGAACCAGCAAATTGAATTGATGTCCCAGGGGAGGGTGGAGCATcagggtaggaaaaaaaaaaatctgagtctCAGAATGAAAGCTGCCCATTCACCTTGATTCCTCTTTGTGAGAGAAAtcaatgtctattttcttcaatgCCGTTCTGTCATAGGGCCTCTTTGTTTTAGCAGCCAAACTTCACTTTTCCCAGTGTAAGCCCCTCTGGTGTACCAGGCACTGCTCTAGTGCTGCCACTGAGGCCCCGAAGTGATGCTGTGAGCAGGCAGCCCTCATTTTATGGCCCAGGACATGGCTCTGAGCAGTGAAACGACTTGCCTGAGCTCACATACATAGTAGGTGGTCTCTCAGCCATTAAACTCTGTAACTTCTTTGCCTGCCATCTCTCATTCGTTTaaccaagaaaaatatttaaaaagttccacttttgtgccaggccctgagctAGGCTCTGGGTGGGGTAAAgtagtagagaagcagatgtcgtTTCTGCAGTCTTGGAGGCTGGTGGGGCAGAAATGGCTGTCACATCCCTAGAATGGCACTGTGACATGGACAGCAATGGTTCACATGGATTGTCTGGAAGATCCCAGCTGGGGGCAAGGGGCTGTAGTGGATTTACTGTTGTGTCATTAACGTGccctgcctctgatttctaacaGAGAGTCCCCACCAGTCCCtatgctactcaaagtgtgggcCTCGAACCAGAAGATTCCAGCTCCCCTGGGTGATACACAGAATCTTGCACCCTATCTTAATCTTGCACTTTAAGATGATTTATATGCATCTTAAAGTTTGAGAGGCACTAGTCCTGGGAGGTGTTTCCCAGCATGGGCTGCACAGtagaatcacctgggagctttgAAGAAGTCCTGgtgtcaagccctggccggttggctcagtggtagagcgtcggcctggtgtgcaggagtcccggggtcgattcccggccagggcacacaggagaagcgcccatctgcttctccacccctccccctctccttcctctctgtctctctcttcccctcccgcagccggggctccattggagcaaagatggcctgggcgctggggatggctccttggcctctgccccaggcgctggggtggctctggtcgcaacagagcgactccccccaggggcagagcatcgccccctggtgggcagagcgtcaccccctggtgggcgtgccgggtggatcccagttgggcgcatgcgggagtctgtctgactgtctctccccatttccagcttcagagaaataccaaaaaaaaaagaagtcctggTGACTGGGCTGGGACCTCAGAGATTCTGTTTAATTGATCTAGGTTTGAGCTTGAGCAGTAGAATTTTCCAGAAGCCCCATAGATGATTCTCATGTGAAGCCAGAGCTGAGAACCTAactctaaatattatatatatatttatatatttatatttatgatgGATGAGAAAATGAATGACCGAAGCCAGCTGcctgaatgaaaaacaaaatgttgaCAACTGCACTTTTCtttggattaaaaagctctgaagtggaaaaaaaaattattttcagtgcctgggcccacgGGAATACTAAGTTGAAATGTTCTTTATGCCTGGCCACTGGAGGAAGAGAAATGGGCTGGTCTGTTCTGATCTCTGTCTACCTGTCCAGGGCTGGGCAGCTTTCTCCCTTGGTGCATATCTGGTCTACTGAAGGGGTGGGATGTGGTGGGAGTGTTGTTGAGGGTATGGAGTCCAGAGTGTCTGTGACCAGGTTCAAATCTCACACTTGTGCTTACTCAGCCGTGTCATTTAGCCCCTCTCAACTTTTCGGTTCTCTGCCCCAGAAGTTGTTGTGATGAACGGAAATGATGCATGTAAATGCAGGTAGTAGGCTGCCACACCTGCAGGCACATACCTCGTAGCCATCTTTAGTTGATGAGCGACTGGTCACAGACATAACCTGCCTGATCAGTTTAAGGGCAACAATATCCTTCTCCTGTCACTGGATTCTATAGGAACCTGAGGAAATTCTCCAACACAATGACAGGTCTTGGCCACCACTGTCCAGGCTTGCTTCAGGATCATGGAGGGCTCAGGAGATTAGGATCCTGATTCATCCATCCTACTACCAATTTCCTGTGTGAGCAAGCAGCGGTCACTGCCCCTCTTTGTGCTCCAGTTTCCAGTGAAGGGGTTGGAACAGAATCAGTATTTCTCAAAGCTGAATTAGAACCCCCTGCATCAGAATCCCCCAGGGTGCTTGTTACAAATGCAGATTCTTGGGCGCCCATCACAAAAGCAAAACCCTGCGTTGGGacccaagaatctgcattttggCAAAACCGCCTATTGACTCAGAGTCATCTGGAAGTTCTTCAGACTCCAGGCCAGATTTTCCCTACAAGGCCTCTTTCATCGCTGATATTCTGGGAGCTTTCCTCCTGGCTTAAGAGCTTGTGGTTGCTGGGAGTAACTGTTCCAGGCCAGTGACCCAATAGCTCAGAAAGGTGACTCCTGAGAAGGCCCTGTGggtcctccctctgcctctggtgctggTGCTTGGATATTCAAGGCATGCACCAGCTACCTCCTTCCTAGGCCAGCCCTGGCTGCGCTGGCCACCTCCCCGCACTGCAGCAAGTGCTGGCTGCACTCTGCCAAGTCACCTTCTGCACTGCCGCTCTGCTCCGCATCCTTAAACCAGCCTCCCAGCCTTGGTCCCAGGGAAATGCCCCCTTAGTAGCCAGCATGGGGGCTGCGGGGATTTATGGGGCTCCAGCTAAGGAAACAATTCCCAGGCCAgctaatatttgaagaaaaataaccaGAAAGGAAAGAAGTGGTACTTGTTTTCTCTCCAAGGAAGTTTTTGGTTGTCTTTTGTAGACCCAGAACTTTCCAGATTTGAGCATGTCAAGTCCCAGGTCACCAGAACCTCCTTGGTCCCTGGGCAAACTGGGATGGCTGGTCACCCACGTGGTGGGCCTTGTCACAATGGAAATGAGGGGACCAAGGCATGCTCTGTTTCCCTCATGCAGTGAAAAGGCAAGAGTGGGGCTGAGAAGGCTGGAGGTGTGAGCGAGGCAGCCTCGCGATGAATCTCACAGACAGGACGGGGCCGAGACAAGCCAGATGTATGTCCCCATTTATGTGAATTTCAAGAATAGGCAAAACTCATCCAGGGTGGGGAACACTGTCCAAACAGTAGCTGCCTCCTCTGGGTGGGTAGGGATTGACCGTAAAGGGATGTGGGAGAATTTTCTGGGGCGATGGGCTATCCAGTTTTTAAGTGACATAGCTAAATACATTATGCATTGCAATGCATATACATTTTACTTATAAAACTGTAAAGTAAGAATAAAGTGAATGATAATAAGCAACTGGGGATAGGGAGAACGtgaggagagagaacaagaatGGCAGATGTCGTCCTGGCCGGTAACTTGGTGGGTTGGAGAATCATtttcatatgccaaggttgtcgGTTTCATTCCTGAGTCAGTGAATGTACAGgaaacaaacaaccaatgaatgcataaataagtggaacgacaaattaatgtttctctctctttcaagtcaataaataaaa contains:
- the KCNG4 gene encoding potassium voltage-gated channel subfamily G member 4, yielding MPIASRLRGLHPRHHHSSSCSPLSQLLPGPEEPPSIKGLYYQRARKVSALDASPTADLKKEILVNVGGRRYVLPWSTLDQFPLSRLSKLKFCRNQEEIAQLCDDYDEDNQEFFFDRSPSAFGMIVSFLAAGKLALLREMCVLSFQEELTYWGIEEANLEKCCLRKLLKKLEELAELRREEALQQQAEACGPAVVTSRWGLFMNWLRETVENPQSGLPGKVFACLSILFVATTAVSLCVSTMPDLRAEEDKGECSQKCYYIFIVETVCVAWFSLEFCLRFVQAQNKCQFFQGPLNIIDILAISPYYVSLVVSEEPQEDDERPGGSSYLEKVGLVLRVLRALRILYVMRLARHSLGLQTLGLTVRRCTREFGLLLLFLCVAITLFSPLVYVAENESGRVLEFTSIPASYWWAIISMTTVGYGDMVPRSVPGQMVALSSILSGILIMAFPATSIFHTFSHSYLELKKEQEQLQARLRRLQSAATTSEHELLNDVDDLILEGPTSPIKYV